In one window of Sulfitobacter noctilucicola DNA:
- a CDS encoding type IV secretion system DNA-binding domain-containing protein, producing MGETLDPRTMTPDWYARETRLAHMLPYVSLVNDRTVRTRVNELFQCIRLDGVNSYTTDDAYLDKVTALFARIIAQLGPEFSYYVHKVSKAITPDLEPVREDSFAGKVDRVWREKLETSGLRDKTLTLTVIHRPPPKSVLPFLNRSAPDRLKEVTQKRLRRLGEAVSMFVSGLTELNPRVLTAQSGELIGFLGALNTGQELPLYPANTYGFLSFNVANTRVTFQGDHFELSEGVVGHRFGKSFTIGEYSEATSCTMFDMLNLPVDMIVTHSFTPINSNLMAGRIKRQKRQMQASQDAALSLMEALDIAADDLEAKRQSFGEHHMVVTIFCDTLDELQTLSAEIVNAAAAEGVKMIGERVAAKAHYLSQHPGNQPKRVRASAITNRNFADFAAFHRTQLGKPAAKTPWGKVITYLPTPEQSAYRFSYHEQGSPDKEPTSGHTLIMGRPGSGKSVLSAFLMTQARRAGARIFVFDYRLGMEMAVRANGGRYASLKAGQPTGLNPLWTETDSRGTAWLSDWLATLLYRADKPLTPAQTNRIQEVVRQNAQATNPALRNWRDFASLFVSTDDGGDLHQRLLEWTEEGRYGWIFGQTLEDTFSLEGDVVGFDLTGILDSEAEKERMAVLSYLFRRVEREIEDRRPTIIVIDEAWKALDNAYFAERLSNWLVTARKQNTVAVMMTQYASQLERTRTGKTIVEAVPTQILLPNIRAHAADYAMLNLHEKELDVLLNTGSDSRLALIRDDQGSIVIDADLSALGPNLTILGGMEKGEALVGADYRDRPDFWRLS from the coding sequence ATGGGCGAAACGCTCGATCCCCGCACCATGACGCCGGACTGGTATGCCCGCGAAACCCGCCTCGCGCATATGCTGCCTTATGTCAGCCTGGTCAATGACCGCACCGTGCGGACGCGGGTCAACGAGCTTTTCCAGTGCATCCGTCTCGACGGGGTCAACAGCTATACGACCGATGATGCCTATCTCGATAAGGTGACCGCACTCTTCGCCCGGATCATCGCGCAGCTGGGGCCGGAGTTCAGTTACTACGTCCACAAGGTCTCCAAGGCGATCACACCGGACCTCGAGCCCGTGCGCGAGGACAGCTTTGCGGGGAAAGTTGACCGTGTCTGGCGCGAGAAACTCGAAACAAGCGGGCTGCGCGACAAAACCCTGACCCTCACGGTCATTCACCGCCCGCCCCCGAAAAGCGTCCTGCCGTTCCTGAACCGCAGCGCGCCGGATCGTCTCAAGGAGGTCACGCAGAAACGATTGCGTCGGTTGGGCGAGGCCGTGAGTATGTTCGTGTCAGGCCTGACGGAGCTGAACCCGCGCGTGCTAACAGCGCAAAGCGGCGAGCTGATCGGCTTTCTGGGCGCGCTGAACACCGGCCAGGAACTGCCGCTCTATCCGGCAAACACCTACGGCTTCCTGTCCTTCAACGTCGCCAACACCCGCGTGACGTTTCAGGGGGATCACTTCGAGCTCTCCGAAGGCGTGGTGGGCCATCGCTTTGGGAAGAGTTTCACCATCGGGGAATACTCCGAAGCCACCTCCTGCACCATGTTCGACATGCTGAACCTGCCGGTCGACATGATCGTCACGCACTCCTTCACGCCGATCAACTCGAACCTCATGGCGGGTCGGATCAAGCGGCAAAAGCGTCAGATGCAAGCCAGCCAGGACGCGGCCCTCTCGCTCATGGAAGCGCTCGACATCGCCGCCGATGATCTGGAGGCCAAACGCCAGAGCTTCGGCGAGCACCACATGGTGGTGACGATCTTCTGCGATACGCTGGACGAGTTGCAAACGCTCAGCGCCGAGATCGTCAACGCCGCCGCTGCCGAAGGCGTGAAGATGATCGGCGAACGGGTCGCCGCCAAGGCGCATTACCTCAGCCAGCATCCCGGCAACCAGCCCAAGCGCGTGCGCGCCAGTGCGATCACCAATCGCAACTTCGCGGATTTCGCGGCGTTTCATCGGACCCAGCTAGGCAAACCCGCCGCGAAGACACCCTGGGGCAAGGTCATCACCTATCTACCAACGCCCGAACAGAGCGCCTACCGGTTCTCCTATCACGAGCAGGGCAGCCCGGACAAAGAACCGACCAGCGGCCATACCCTGATCATGGGACGGCCCGGGTCCGGCAAGTCGGTGCTTTCCGCATTCCTCATGACGCAAGCCCGTCGCGCAGGGGCGCGGATCTTCGTCTTCGATTACCGTCTCGGTATGGAGATGGCGGTCCGCGCCAATGGCGGGCGCTACGCGTCTTTGAAAGCCGGCCAACCCACAGGCCTCAACCCGCTTTGGACCGAAACAGATAGTCGCGGCACCGCCTGGCTCTCGGACTGGCTCGCCACCCTGCTCTATCGTGCCGACAAACCGCTCACGCCTGCACAGACCAACCGCATCCAGGAAGTGGTGCGCCAGAACGCGCAGGCCACGAACCCCGCCTTACGGAACTGGCGGGATTTCGCATCGCTCTTTGTCTCCACCGACGATGGCGGCGATCTGCACCAGCGTTTGCTCGAGTGGACCGAAGAGGGCCGCTATGGCTGGATCTTCGGGCAGACGCTGGAAGACACGTTCTCGCTCGAAGGCGATGTCGTCGGGTTCGATCTCACCGGCATTCTCGACAGCGAGGCCGAGAAAGAACGCATGGCGGTCCTCTCCTATCTCTTTCGCCGGGTCGAGCGCGAGATCGAGGATCGCCGCCCCACCATCATCGTCATCGACGAGGCCTGGAAGGCGCTCGACAACGCGTATTTCGCCGAGCGGCTGTCGAACTGGCTCGTGACCGCGCGCAAGCAGAACACCGTTGCGGTAATGATGACGCAATACGCCAGCCAGCTCGAGCGCACCCGAACCGGCAAGACCATCGTCGAAGCGGTGCCCACACAAATCCTGCTTCCGAACATCCGCGCCCATGCGGCCGACTACGCGATGCTGAACCTCCATGAGAAGGAACTCGACGTGCTTCTCAACACCGGCAGCGACAGCCGCTTGGCCCTCATCCGCGACGACCAGGGCTCGATCGTCATTGATGCCGATCTGAGCGCCCTCGGGCCCAATCTCACCATCCTCGGCGGCATGGAAAAAGGCGAGGCGCTCGTCGGCGCCGATTACCGCGACCGCCCAGACTTTTGGAGGCTTTCATGA
- a CDS encoding lytic transglycosylase domain-containing protein, translating into MKSSLPHILALCLLPGLALSQGVPTNDSGLTARDIIETGDREADLALQADKLAVRELIAEIERDQLETLQRILDAQTSFGGQGLPAMVSGLENGSGDPARSVEAVYGNADIDPNPGGAQMFGDAAENIEQLIIRVARETSGLAGVGRAGLSPVQWRALLQALIWQESRFTIGARSPVGAFGLTQIMPGTASDLGINPEYYDSPYLQVHGGARYLAAQLNTFDGNIINALAAYNAGPGRVFEYGGVPPFRETQHYVQVIPERYNLYLGRIGGIEALGTIDPALLANANLSITGHGAAFYGNNSPAAIRQAALRIQAIVQRISETEDVQESIALNTYARAELVRLVAARIRLQAARTRVLSAEELAQVSARMAEGAFMEFTIREID; encoded by the coding sequence TTGAAGTCTAGCCTGCCCCATATCCTGGCCCTTTGCCTGCTGCCCGGTCTCGCCCTGTCCCAAGGTGTGCCGACCAATGACAGCGGGCTGACCGCGCGCGATATCATTGAGACCGGCGATCGCGAGGCCGACTTGGCCCTGCAGGCGGACAAGCTTGCCGTGCGCGAACTCATTGCCGAGATCGAACGCGACCAACTGGAAACCCTGCAACGCATCCTCGATGCCCAAACCAGCTTCGGCGGTCAGGGCCTACCCGCGATGGTTTCAGGGCTGGAAAACGGAAGCGGCGATCCAGCCCGTTCCGTCGAAGCGGTCTATGGCAATGCCGACATCGACCCCAATCCCGGCGGCGCACAGATGTTTGGCGATGCGGCGGAAAACATCGAGCAGCTCATCATCCGCGTCGCCCGGGAAACCAGCGGATTAGCGGGCGTGGGCCGCGCGGGCCTCTCCCCAGTCCAATGGCGAGCCCTGCTGCAGGCTCTCATCTGGCAGGAAAGCCGCTTCACCATCGGCGCCCGCTCGCCGGTCGGCGCTTTTGGCCTCACCCAGATCATGCCCGGCACCGCCAGCGATCTTGGTATCAACCCGGAATATTATGACAGCCCCTACCTGCAGGTGCATGGCGGCGCGCGGTATCTGGCAGCCCAGCTCAACACCTTTGACGGCAATATCATCAACGCCCTCGCGGCCTACAACGCCGGACCCGGTCGCGTGTTCGAATATGGGGGCGTGCCACCCTTCCGCGAGACCCAGCACTACGTTCAGGTCATCCCCGAACGCTACAATCTCTACCTGGGCCGCATCGGCGGGATCGAAGCGCTCGGTACGATCGACCCGGCTCTGCTGGCCAATGCCAACCTCTCGATCACCGGGCATGGTGCGGCCTTCTATGGCAACAACTCACCCGCCGCGATCAGGCAAGCCGCCCTGCGCATCCAAGCCATCGTCCAGCGGATTTCTGAGACGGAAGACGTGCAGGAAAGCATCGCGCTCAACACCTATGCCCGCGCCGAACTCGTGCGTCTCGTCGCGGCCCGCATCCGGCTACAGGCGGCGCGCACCCGCGTCCTCTCCGCCGAGGAACTGGCACAGGTCAGCGCCCGCATGGCCGAGGGCGCGTTCATGGAATTCACGATCAGGGAGATAGACTGA
- a CDS encoding type IV secretion system protein — protein MGHLLMKTALATTLGIGLHFTTPAPAAAQGVPVVDTQNIAQNIQQLRQMIEDEILQNEQLTQLREQLATLTDQLAELQRTYEALTRLAELPEIIRTEMEDELNGLLDQEFGDILATIEAIKTGDFSGLSGSGAGEIETQMDRVLADLGFDDDTLSEMATSGNPGANRVATQATTGALVSAAAQNSYEDAGLSLERVDRLVGLIDEMDELKESVDLNTRVTAELAIALVAMWQLEAVQTVGDGTGGVIDAATIAEEQRFMDFTLPELRAD, from the coding sequence ATGGGACATTTACTCATGAAGACGGCTTTGGCCACGACACTTGGGATTGGCCTGCATTTCACCACTCCCGCCCCCGCCGCAGCGCAGGGCGTACCCGTCGTCGACACCCAGAACATCGCGCAAAACATCCAGCAGCTCCGGCAGATGATCGAAGACGAGATCCTGCAAAACGAGCAGCTGACGCAGCTCCGCGAACAGCTTGCGACACTCACGGACCAACTCGCGGAGCTGCAAAGAACCTACGAGGCGCTGACCCGTCTTGCCGAACTTCCAGAAATCATCCGTACCGAGATGGAGGACGAGCTGAACGGCCTGCTCGATCAGGAGTTCGGAGACATCCTCGCCACCATTGAAGCCATCAAGACGGGCGATTTCTCAGGCCTCTCGGGCTCTGGCGCGGGCGAGATCGAAACCCAGATGGACCGGGTCCTGGCCGATCTCGGATTTGACGATGACACGCTTTCGGAAATGGCCACCAGCGGCAATCCGGGCGCGAACCGAGTGGCGACCCAAGCCACAACCGGCGCGCTCGTCTCGGCGGCGGCCCAGAACAGCTACGAAGATGCCGGCCTATCACTCGAACGTGTCGACCGGCTCGTCGGGCTGATCGATGAAATGGATGAACTCAAGGAAAGCGTGGATCTCAACACGCGCGTGACGGCGGAACTCGCCATTGCGCTCGTCGCCATGTGGCAGCTCGAAGCCGTGCAGACCGTGGGCGACGGTACAGGCGGCGTGATCGATGCCGCCACCATCGCTGAAGAGCAGCGCTTCATGGATTTCACACTTCCCGAGTTGCGTGCGGATTAA
- a CDS encoding virB8 family protein: MASEQEIIEEELVYGALRRERLWQRLGLIGLIFGILGCLSAAAVAILDVDPPPVVVPYDPATGFALPEASVGATSVTANQAIIEAEVFRYVTDREVYNQLDNDLRIRSVLRRSDGAAERGLRQIWNSANETYPPTVYGPNARLDVEILSINRIGTNRATVRLRKRLTSINGVQTGLFTATLLFEFRPETRRSIDEVWTNPFGFTVLEYSIRSDRLEN, translated from the coding sequence GTGGCGAGTGAACAGGAAATCATCGAAGAAGAGCTGGTCTATGGCGCGCTGCGTCGTGAACGGCTCTGGCAGCGCCTTGGGCTCATCGGGCTCATCTTCGGCATTCTCGGATGCCTGAGCGCGGCGGCTGTCGCGATCCTCGATGTCGATCCGCCGCCTGTGGTCGTGCCTTATGATCCCGCCACCGGCTTTGCCCTGCCCGAGGCTTCGGTGGGCGCGACGTCGGTCACCGCCAACCAGGCCATCATCGAGGCGGAGGTCTTCCGCTATGTTACCGACCGAGAGGTTTACAACCAGCTCGACAATGATCTGCGCATCCGCAGTGTTCTGCGCCGCTCGGACGGTGCGGCCGAGAGAGGGTTGCGCCAGATCTGGAACAGCGCCAACGAGACCTACCCGCCGACGGTTTATGGCCCCAATGCCCGGCTCGATGTGGAAATCCTCAGCATCAATCGCATTGGAACGAACCGCGCCACGGTTCGCCTGCGCAAGCGCCTGACATCCATCAATGGCGTCCAGACGGGCCTCTTCACTGCGACGCTGCTCTTCGAGTTCCGTCCCGAGACCCGCCGCTCCATCGATGAGGTCTGGACCAACCCCTTCGGCTTCACCGTGCTCGAATATTCCATCCGCTCCGACAGATTGGAGAATTAG
- a CDS encoding TrbG/VirB9 family P-type conjugative transfer protein translates to MISKFFVAGLVALLPVLAHAEAIPRGGPNDNRVRLATYQEGQVYRLSVSLTHVTTVEFGEGESIRSIIAGDTEGFEIDGVPGGQAFAIKPVARGVHTNVTVYTNRRSYYFNVQETRSPTFYVVQFRYPEDNVRPTRAIAAQAPNYNYSASARTEFTPTRVWDDGTFTYFVFPRNAPVPAIFRYTNGRERTVNTQATDDGVIRVSGVNRQWVLRIGDEVVCIEVTPPAGVGS, encoded by the coding sequence TTGATCAGTAAGTTCTTTGTTGCTGGCCTAGTTGCCCTGCTGCCGGTCCTCGCCCATGCCGAAGCGATCCCGCGCGGCGGACCCAACGACAATCGGGTGCGGCTGGCCACCTACCAGGAAGGCCAGGTCTACCGCCTCAGTGTGTCGCTCACCCATGTGACCACGGTCGAGTTCGGCGAGGGCGAAAGCATCCGCTCGATCATCGCAGGGGACACAGAGGGCTTCGAGATCGATGGCGTGCCAGGCGGGCAAGCCTTCGCGATCAAGCCCGTTGCGCGCGGCGTCCATACCAATGTGACGGTCTATACCAACCGCCGCAGCTACTACTTCAACGTCCAGGAGACCCGCAGCCCGACCTTTTACGTGGTGCAGTTCCGCTACCCCGAAGACAATGTGCGGCCCACACGCGCCATCGCGGCCCAAGCCCCGAACTACAATTACAGTGCCAGCGCGCGCACTGAATTCACCCCGACCCGCGTCTGGGATGACGGGACCTTCACGTATTTCGTATTTCCGCGGAATGCGCCGGTGCCCGCAATCTTTCGCTACACGAATGGCCGCGAACGGACAGTCAACACCCAAGCGACCGATGACGGCGTGATCCGGGTCTCAGGTGTGAACAGGCAATGGGTTTTGCGGATCGGTGACGAGGTGGTCTGTATCGAGGTCACACCGCCTGCGGGGGTAGGCTCATGA
- a CDS encoding TrbI/VirB10 family protein — MSDTGNADLEKRLAALEQGKGAGSPPAPRRSPLLALVVVLVIGAGSALLYLLSQPEEEEALPTATPDVFQNEGDGFGAIETLPPPEPEVVLVAPEPVEPNAELLAQLTALQAQIEELRNAPEPVVEEDTAAAEAIDALTAQIAALQAASEAAQQQFRDELTARDRALEQLRMDLELAQLEANRPIPAPVGPTEDELRAREEERLRREEEERRLAELERRAAEERAFQERRITSPTIAFGGASGANETALTERTFGEVTDFVLNGALPTSVTQAEVIANPSNTIIQGTMIQAVMETALDSSLPGQTRAVVSEDIYSFDGSRLLIPRGSRLIGRYRSGVDIAQRRVTIAWDRIILPDNQTIQISSFGGDELGRSGVTGFVDTRFDERFGSAALISLISAAPSAAAANVQDETAADLLEDVGDDLADATDSVIGDYLSIGPVIYVDQGARVTVMVDRDLEIF, encoded by the coding sequence ATGAGTGACACCGGAAACGCAGACCTCGAGAAACGTCTCGCGGCTCTCGAACAAGGCAAAGGCGCAGGTTCGCCCCCTGCCCCGCGACGCTCGCCGCTGCTCGCACTAGTCGTCGTCCTCGTGATCGGGGCAGGCAGTGCATTGCTCTATCTACTGTCGCAACCCGAGGAAGAAGAAGCCCTGCCCACAGCGACACCGGACGTGTTCCAGAACGAGGGCGACGGCTTCGGCGCCATCGAAACCCTCCCCCCACCCGAACCTGAAGTCGTTCTGGTCGCACCGGAACCGGTGGAACCGAACGCCGAGCTTTTGGCGCAGCTTACCGCCCTTCAGGCCCAGATCGAGGAATTGCGCAACGCGCCCGAGCCCGTCGTGGAGGAAGACACGGCTGCCGCCGAAGCCATCGATGCGCTGACTGCCCAAATCGCGGCGCTGCAAGCAGCGTCAGAAGCCGCGCAACAGCAGTTTCGCGATGAGCTCACGGCGCGCGACCGCGCGCTCGAGCAACTCCGCATGGACCTCGAACTCGCGCAGCTTGAGGCCAACCGTCCCATTCCCGCACCTGTCGGACCCACAGAGGACGAGCTGCGCGCGCGGGAAGAAGAGCGCCTGCGCCGGGAGGAGGAGGAACGGCGGCTGGCGGAACTCGAACGCCGCGCGGCTGAGGAACGCGCATTCCAGGAGCGCCGCATCACCTCGCCGACGATCGCTTTTGGAGGTGCATCCGGTGCGAATGAGACGGCCCTAACCGAACGCACGTTTGGCGAGGTGACGGATTTCGTGCTGAACGGCGCGCTTCCCACGTCGGTGACGCAGGCAGAAGTCATCGCCAACCCGTCCAACACCATCATCCAGGGCACGATGATCCAGGCCGTCATGGAAACCGCCCTCGACAGCTCCCTGCCCGGCCAGACCCGGGCAGTTGTCTCCGAAGATATCTACAGCTTCGATGGCTCCCGCCTCCTGATCCCGCGCGGGTCCCGTCTCATCGGGCGCTATCGCTCAGGCGTCGATATCGCGCAGCGCCGGGTCACCATCGCCTGGGACCGGATCATCCTGCCCGACAACCAGACCATCCAGATCAGCTCTTTCGGGGGTGACGAATTGGGGCGCTCCGGCGTGACCGGCTTTGTCGACACCCGGTTTGATGAGCGCTTTGGCTCAGCGGCGTTGATTTCGCTGATCTCCGCCGCGCCAAGCGCCGCCGCTGCAAACGTCCAAGACGAGACCGCCGCGGATTTGCTCGAAGACGTGGGCGATGATCTTGCCGATGCCACGGACAGCGTGATTGGCGATTATCTTTCCATCGGCCCCGTTATCTATGTCGACCAAGGCGCCCGCGTGACGGTCATGGTCGACCGCGATCTGGAGATCTTCTGA
- a CDS encoding ATPase, T2SS/T4P/T4SS family, giving the protein MSLSYLQTSLDRIDAAARDDVIEICINPDGSCWGEFQGDHFMRRLDQALTATEVKDLGNQIASSANTTMSKDRPIVSVSITYKGRPIRAQVITPPAVLSAMSISLRFFSSLPLDGIALDFLYGKERKLEELRLEKTRELREVVASGVIDDALAFCVDNKLNMIVSGGTSTGKTVAARKILSHVPSEERIVTIEEAAELLPTQPNAVTLIANRDAELQTADVLLTATLRMRPDRIILGEVRGKEAMTFLEAINTGHGGSMTTLHAETPQLAVQRLAIAALKTEIPMTYTDMIQYIENSIDVIIQAGRHDGKRGITEFYLPGATEIGTSP; this is encoded by the coding sequence ATGTCGCTGAGCTATCTCCAAACCTCGCTTGATCGGATCGACGCCGCCGCCCGGGACGATGTCATCGAGATCTGCATCAACCCTGACGGCAGCTGCTGGGGAGAATTCCAGGGCGATCACTTCATGCGCAGGCTTGATCAGGCGTTGACCGCAACGGAAGTGAAAGACCTCGGCAACCAGATCGCCTCTTCCGCCAATACCACCATGAGCAAGGACCGCCCGATCGTCTCGGTCTCGATCACGTACAAGGGCCGCCCGATCCGGGCACAGGTCATCACACCGCCTGCCGTGCTCTCGGCGATGTCGATCAGCCTGCGGTTCTTCTCGAGCCTGCCGCTCGACGGGATCGCGCTTGATTTCCTCTATGGCAAAGAGCGCAAGCTGGAAGAACTCCGCCTCGAGAAAACCCGGGAACTGCGCGAGGTCGTGGCGTCTGGCGTCATCGACGATGCCCTGGCCTTCTGCGTCGACAACAAGCTCAACATGATCGTCTCGGGCGGCACCTCCACCGGCAAGACCGTCGCCGCGCGCAAGATCCTCTCTCATGTGCCATCCGAGGAACGCATCGTCACCATCGAGGAAGCCGCCGAGCTTCTGCCGACCCAGCCGAATGCCGTGACCCTCATCGCCAATCGCGATGCGGAACTCCAGACCGCCGATGTACTACTCACCGCGACACTTCGGATGCGTCCCGACCGGATCATCCTCGGCGAAGTGCGCGGCAAGGAGGCCATGACCTTCCTCGAGGCGATTAACACCGGCCATGGCGGGTCCATGACCACGCTACACGCCGAGACCCCGCAACTCGCCGTGCAGCGCCTGGCCATCGCGGCGCTCAAGACCGAGATCCCGATGACTTATACCGATATGATCCAGTACATTGAGAATTCCATTGACGTGATCATCCAGGCCGGTCGCCATGACGGCAAACGCGGCATCACCGAATTCTACCTCCCCGGCGCAACTGAGATTGGAACTTCCCCATGA
- a CDS encoding type IV secretion system protein, producing MSVVTYFVETSEGYLDTAAETQFGAVAATVGTLLVLGTTLVVILVFINMIYQYRAMDGRTAFWLAVKVGLIGVFAANWVQFNALASAILNGIDSIAGALVASVGGGSPGPSGTFAEEFDELIAALGDYLNAAGSELNWMAGALLDTLGVLLLSILGGLAAFIVVASRLMIALLIGIAPVMIFLTLFEVTKDYFARWLSALISFAMYPIVVAGVFATITGVSRALLAELGDPEGASNIGALIPFFMMVLMAKGFIIATPFLVRAISGNIMMPALSAGFGGSYAFARGLAGSQQVYNRYAIGGATGAEYAALRARQFFGVQALPSRPNTAGGPTAARPGDANGTGARMLAQLSRLGRLGRR from the coding sequence ATGAGTGTCGTCACCTACTTCGTGGAAACGTCCGAAGGGTATCTAGATACCGCTGCCGAAACTCAGTTTGGTGCGGTCGCAGCAACGGTCGGCACGTTGCTGGTTCTGGGCACAACACTAGTTGTCATTCTGGTCTTCATCAACATGATCTACCAGTATCGCGCCATGGACGGCCGAACTGCCTTTTGGCTGGCCGTGAAGGTCGGACTTATAGGGGTCTTCGCGGCCAACTGGGTCCAGTTCAATGCGCTTGCCTCAGCAATACTGAACGGAATTGACAGCATTGCCGGGGCACTTGTGGCTTCTGTCGGCGGCGGATCACCTGGTCCGTCCGGTACCTTTGCAGAGGAATTTGACGAACTGATTGCAGCGCTCGGGGACTATCTGAATGCTGCGGGATCTGAGCTGAACTGGATGGCGGGTGCCTTGCTTGATACACTTGGGGTTCTGCTGCTCTCGATTCTTGGCGGGTTGGCGGCGTTCATTGTTGTGGCGTCGCGGCTCATGATCGCTCTGCTAATTGGCATTGCGCCAGTGATGATCTTCTTGACCCTGTTCGAGGTGACCAAGGATTATTTCGCGCGCTGGTTATCCGCGCTCATTTCATTCGCGATGTATCCGATCGTAGTCGCCGGCGTGTTCGCGACGATCACGGGGGTCTCTCGGGCGCTTCTTGCCGAGCTGGGCGACCCGGAGGGAGCCTCGAACATAGGGGCCCTTATCCCATTTTTCATGATGGTGCTGATGGCAAAGGGTTTCATCATAGCAACGCCTTTCTTGGTTCGGGCGATTTCCGGAAACATCATGATGCCAGCACTCTCGGCCGGGTTCGGGGGAAGCTATGCCTTCGCCAGAGGGCTTGCAGGTAGCCAACAAGTTTACAATCGCTATGCCATCGGTGGCGCAACTGGGGCTGAATACGCAGCCCTTCGAGCGCGACAATTCTTTGGCGTGCAAGCCTTGCCGAGCCGACCAAATACTGCTGGAGGGCCAACTGCGGCTCGTCCGGGTGACGCAAACGGAACAGGCGCCCGAATGCTGGCACAGCTTTCAAGACTCGGTAGGTTGGGCAGGCGGTGA